The Anguilla anguilla isolate fAngAng1 chromosome 2, fAngAng1.pri, whole genome shotgun sequence genome contains the following window.
gaacatgggggggggggggcaggactgtgCCCCCCAGCAGTGTTCCCTGAGGCTTGCAAAGGTGGTCACGCAATCTTAGAGAGGAGTCCGAAATGTGAACTATCCCTCCCAGCCTGCCTCTGTGCGTCCCCCCTAAATGCCAAAAGCAGGTTCAGCTGACTCGTGCGGCACGTTTTCAAAGCCGATCGTCTCGCTGTGCAGCCTCATCCCGCAATGGGACAGGGACCCTTCGGTCACAGGATCCCGTTTCGCTAAAGAAATAAGATCCACCTCcgtctgctccctccctctttctctgtctctcgtgTTTTCTCACATAAAAGCCCTGTTTTCAGGCACTCTGGAGACAGCATGCAGACAGACCGTTACATTACGGTGAATCTCGGGAgagaatattaataattaaagaaTGCATCTGTCCAAACACACAATGTTTGAAAACACTGCACCAGAGAATTACCCAGAGCAGTACTGTTTGGTCTTAAACCTCAAGAAggacatgaacacaaacaaattaaTCTGCACACATTATTCAAGAACAGATATAGGCGTATACAAGGTTTTATTTCCACAATCCTATAATCTGAAATTTCTCTTTAATTGACTTGTAAAATGCAGTTGGCAAGTCTGGGTAAAGTGCTCAGAGACTCTTATTGGTGTGAATCCTGGGTAATACACGATTCAAGGAACGCAGTGGCTTAAGCCTAATTTATACTTCGTCACATGACACTTTCGGCAAGTGTCGTGCGACAAAAAAGGAGGTGTCGCACGATGTTTGGCATGTGCGGAGGGTTCTGTTGTCTCTACGGTAACAAGACACGAAACTCCTAACCATTTGTTTACATTCGTAAACGGTCTGATTACACTGCGCAACAAAGTGTGGCGGTGTCCGAGACAAAATCACAAAATTCTACCGGCGCATGAAACGTACTGACGAAGCGTAGGACAACACATCATTTTTGTTGCATGAAGCGCCAAGAGACAAAGTAAAAATGAGGCTTCAGCCCTGAACCGAGGAGAAGCTTCTCACCTCCAAGGGGTAGATGGCAGTCTGGGCAGTGGCTCCAGCCAGGGAGCCGGCCAGAAAGCGCTCCTGCACCCGCAGCGACGCGCCGTCTTTACTGCCCctgataatttttttaatctaggggagggggggggagacaaatACAGAAAGAAGAGATAACACAAAGCGAATATGAATGAGTGTATGGGTTTTCCCAAAATCTGAGCATTTCCAAGGACAGGAAGATAGAGCGAGAGGAttagggaaagagagaaagagcaggagagggagagagagaagaagagaaggagggatATGGAGATGAACAGGATGAAAGCGGGAGAAGGCAAGGGAGaaggaaacagaaagaaagagagagggagagagagacggacaagGAGAGGTAGAAGCAGCGACAGAGGCGCCCACCTGCTCGTAGGCCATGAACTTGATGGCGGTCTCCGGAGCGATCTTGAGCACGTTGATGCCGTTGCCCCTCCAGAGGGCGctcatgcccccctcccccaccatgCCCCTCAGCCCGCTCCACAGCCTCATCCGGCCCGAGCTGGAGCCGTAGACCTGCAGCACGtccacactgcactgtacaaaCACAGCCAATCAATGCGCGGGGAACCGCCGCCCAAAACTGCACCACCCTGCACCCACCTGCAGGAAGACCTTGATGCGGTCCAGCGGGGCGGTGCCCGTGCGGGACACGGACCCCGCCATGGCCCCCGCCATCAAATGCCTCCACACCGCCCCGGATTTCTTCTCCTCTTCCGTGAAGTCGTCGGGCACGATCAGGTTCTCCCCGATGTCCAACATctgacgggagagagagagacagaggaaaagagagacagagagagggggggggggatatggcAAGGAAAAGAGGAGTAgtgagatagagggagaggaagtaccaggaagggggagagagaggtagaaagagaggtgagatgaaaagagaaaaacagaatccCAGTGAGGCCCTCCATCTCCACTCTCAGTTCTGGacaaatgtaacaaataaatagtaattAAACAAAAAGGTAGTTAGTAGTATTAATAGCTAAGCACAACAAACAATTTACAAACACAAAGTAAGGTTGTCACTGTTAGCTCACAAGCTAGAACATGTTTTAAAAGCTCACAAATTtatgataaatatgaattatgttttttttatatatatatggctgCATCTCAGTTTCTGAGTATCTCTCATGCAAGCCTGTAGTTGGACGGTTGGGAGTTTGTCAGTTTAGTCAGTTGCTAGATGCAGCATATTTCTGCACAACTGGGGCACGCAGAAACACATCTTCCTGTGACAGAGTGACACACTCACAAACGAGTGTTTCCAGTAGTGGGCGATGTCCTCAATGTTGTGGATGGGGTTGAAGAGGAAGTGATCCCGCCACTCGTTCCAGTCGATGGTCATGGTGCCGTCCTTGTCTATGCTGCTCCGCGAGAGACGAAAGAAGGAGCgcaaaaggaggaggagaagaaataaacgagaaaagaGAGATAAGCCGTGGGCGCCAGGGGTAGCTGGGCCAGTTAGATCTTTGGGCCGCTGGCTCCTCTTACGAGGAGAAGGAACCAAACTTTGCCTCAAATAAATACCACAAATGCACGTGCCTAAGGCTCTACTGTTCCGTTTGGCTCTGGCTCATAGTTTTTTACATGATTGCCAAGGTAATTTAACTCACTctgagccacacccacccatcccacacacatacacacgcacacactgcaacaccacacatgcatgtacacacacacagcaagcacCAGGCATGcatgttatacacacacactcacacatactgcaaaactctctcacatacacacacacacacacacacactcacctctgcATTATTTTCGCAGCCTGAACCTTGGAGACATCCACCCCCAGGCTTTGCAGAGACTGCTGGATCTCCGCCATGTCTATCTCACCTGCAGAGCAGCCAGACAGTCACGAGTGAGTTGAAGGAAACACAAGCGGGCCTTGTGCTGTACGAGTTAGACCGCCCTTCAGACATGAGTTGGACCCAGACGCAGTCAGCTGCTGATGCTTCTGATATCAACAGTGAATGTACAGCCATTATGTCGCACCAATACAACACGGTCAGGCACAGATGGGCAGTGTTAGACAGTGAAAACTGAGTCAGTGATATTGAATTATACATGAATCTATATATCATTCTCTGGGCTAACTGTACAGTTAGTGAATTAAACAATCAATAGTTTTGGAAATGATGTTGAACTTTTGGCAAGCTCTCAAACCCTTAGCTACCTTGCAAGCAATGCTTCTTTCCCATTTCAAACGTGTACTATAATGTAAGCAATCAAAGCTTTCGCTGGCAAGTGTGGCAACTTGCAAATTCACATGCAGGTGGAAAAGAAATGTTGACCAGCACAGTTACCAGGTGTCTGCTGTGCCACAgaaaagcacagagacacagctgaCCCCGTCAGAAGAAGGCAAAGTGTACCCCACTCTCCTGGGCTAGTCGTTACACCTAAGAGCCCTTTGACTGGACCTTTCTAAGCGCACAGCGCTGCATAAGGCCTCATAAGGCCTGCATAATGCGCATACGGTAAATCAGAGCTAGCGGAGTGTTGCCATGACGGCAGCAGTAGCGGTTAGCGTGCGGGCGGGGCGGGTGTCTGGCGGCTGCGGACCATCGTTGTTGCGGTCCAAGCTTCGGAACATGAGGCGGAGCGCCTTCTCGTGGGCGCGTAGGTATTTGGAAAACTCCTCAAAGTCCAGCTCGCCGTCCTTGTTGGTGTCCCCCTCCCGCACTATCTGCTGGGGGAGAGGCAGAACAgaaatggagagggggggggggggggggtgggggggtgccaAAAGATTAGGAATGGGGGCGAAAAGCATGAAGAGAACAGGAGAGAAGAGTGTTATTCTACAACAGCCTCCACAACATTAACACAGAATCAAAGATTAGCACATCCACAATAACTCAACACATCTTACATAATTAAAGCAACCATATCCACAATAACCCAACACATCCTACATAATCAAAGCAACCATATGCACAATAACCCAACACATCCTACATAATCAAAGCAACCATATGCACAATAACCCAACACATCCTACAT
Protein-coding sequences here:
- the LOC118220974 gene encoding calcium-binding mitochondrial carrier protein SCaMC-3-like isoform X1 is translated as MDRHWPGWSRARCQDNGVDPEREKRYAELFEQLDLNKDGRIDVHELQTWMTARGQSKSAVEEQIVREGDTNKDGELDFEEFSKYLRAHEKALRLMFRSLDRNNDGEIDMAEIQQSLQSLGVDVSKVQAAKIMQSIDKDGTMTIDWNEWRDHFLFNPIHNIEDIAHYWKHSFMLDIGENLIVPDDFTEEEKKSGAVWRHLMAGAMAGSVSRTGTAPLDRIKVFLQVYGSSSGRMRLWSGLRGMVGEGGMSALWRGNGINVLKIAPETAIKFMAYEQIKKIIRGSKDGASLRVQERFLAGSLAGATAQTAIYPLEVLKTRLTLRTTGQYSGLTDCARQILQKEGVGAFYKGYLPNVLGIIPYAGIDLAVYETLKNAWLLRYGESSADPGVLVLVGCGTLSSTCGQVASYPLALIRTRMQAQASLVGSPQLSMLGQLKHIVSQEGLQGLYRGIVPNFLKVIPAVSLSYVVYENVRRALGVDSR
- the LOC118220974 gene encoding calcium-binding mitochondrial carrier protein SCaMC-3-like isoform X2, translated to MDRHWPGWSRARCQDNGVDPEREKRYAELFEQLDLNKDGRIDVHELQTWMTARGQSKSAVEEIVREGDTNKDGELDFEEFSKYLRAHEKALRLMFRSLDRNNDGEIDMAEIQQSLQSLGVDVSKVQAAKIMQSIDKDGTMTIDWNEWRDHFLFNPIHNIEDIAHYWKHSFMLDIGENLIVPDDFTEEEKKSGAVWRHLMAGAMAGSVSRTGTAPLDRIKVFLQVYGSSSGRMRLWSGLRGMVGEGGMSALWRGNGINVLKIAPETAIKFMAYEQIKKIIRGSKDGASLRVQERFLAGSLAGATAQTAIYPLEVLKTRLTLRTTGQYSGLTDCARQILQKEGVGAFYKGYLPNVLGIIPYAGIDLAVYETLKNAWLLRYGESSADPGVLVLVGCGTLSSTCGQVASYPLALIRTRMQAQASLVGSPQLSMLGQLKHIVSQEGLQGLYRGIVPNFLKVIPAVSLSYVVYENVRRALGVDSR